The Lactuca sativa cultivar Salinas chromosome 2, Lsat_Salinas_v11, whole genome shotgun sequence genome includes a window with the following:
- the LOC111901458 gene encoding probable glucuronoxylan glucuronosyltransferase IRX7, whose product MEVFGSARNRNEFYVRMKLLRSRHGKTKTPFRFRYFKWILWFSLSLYFFATSLGNHRPATTSLKTIIPQPQLRSVSGVFSDAAVLRQPRSLKDLRVYIYELPSKYNSDWLSNKRCSNHLFASEVAIHKALIKSNVRTFDPAVADFFFMPIYVSCNFSTVNGFPAIGHARGLLSSAVELISSEFPFWNRSNGSDHVFVASHDFGACFHSMENKAIADGIPEFMRNSIVLQTFGVRYHHPCQDVENIVIPPYVSPEKVQSVLSMSPITGRRDIFLFFRGKMEVHPKNVSGQFYSKRVRTEILRKYRNDRRFYLRRNRFAGYLSEIVRSVFCLCPLGWAPWSPRLVESIALGCIPVIIADGIRLPFETAVPWSEISLTVAERDVGKLRRILDYVAATNLSAIQRNLWDPKVKQALLFHDDVEVGDATWQILVALSEKLE is encoded by the exons ATGGAGGTTTTTGGATCGGCCAGGAACAGGAATGAATTCTATGTAAGGATGAAGCTTTTACGGAGTAGACATGGAAAAACAAAGACGCCGTTTCGCTTTCGATACTTCAAATGGATTCTCTGGTTTTCTCTCTCCTTATACTTCTTTGCTACGTCTCTCGGCAACCATCGTCCGGCGACCACGTCGTTAAAAACTATAATTCCTCAACCACAACTACGTTCTGTCTCCGGTGTTTTCTCAGACGCCGCAGTTCTCCGGCAACCCAGATCTTTGAAGGATTTGAGAGTGTATATATACGAATTGCCATCGAAATACAATAGTGATTGGCTGTCAAACAAGCGATGTAGCAACCATTTATTTGCGTCGGAGGTGGCGATACACAAAGCATTGATTAAAAGCAACGTACGGACGTTTGATCCAGCGGTGGCCGACTTCTTCTTCATGCCGATTTATGTTTCCTGCAACTTCAGCACCGTTAATGGATTCCCCGCCATCGGACATGCACGTGGGCTTTTATCGTCTGCAGTTGAATTAATTTCATCGGAGTTTCCTTTCTGGAACAGGAGTAATGGTTCCGATCACGTGTTCGTCGCTTCTCATGACTTCGGAGCATGTTTCCACTCCATG GAAAATAAAGCCATCGCCGATGGCATACCAGAATTTATGAGGAATTCGATTGTCTTACAAACATTCGGCGTTAGATACCACCACCCATGTCAAGATGTTGAGAATATCGTCATCCCACCCTACGTATCGCCGGAGAAAGTTCAGTCTGTACTGTCAATGTCACCGATCACTGGCCGGCGGGACATTTTCTTGTTTTTCCGGGGAAAAATGGAAGTCCACCCTAAGAACGTTAGCGGTCAATTCTACAGCaa GCGCGTGAGGACGGAGATACTGCGGAAGTACCGGAACGACCGGCGATTCTACCTGAGAAGAAACCGGTTCGCCGGTTATCTGTCCGAAATCGTACGGTCGGTGTTTTGCTTGTGCCCACTCGGGTGGGCCCCGTGGAGTCCTAGACTTGTGGAATCAATTGCGTTGGGTTGCATCCCGGTGATCATTGCCGATGGCATCCGGTTGCCGTTCGAAACCGCCGTGCCTTGGTCGGAGATATCTCTCACGGTGGCGGAGAGGGACGTCGGGAAGCTTCGCAGAATACTTGATTACGTGGCGGCCACGAACCTGTCAGCCATCCAGCGAAACCTGTGGGACCCAAAGGTCAAGCAGGCACTGCTCTTCCACGATGACGTGGAAGTTGGTGATGCCACCTGGCAGATCCTCGTTGCATTATCTGAGAAACTCGAATAG